A single Desulfovibrio piger DNA region contains:
- the asnS gene encoding asparagine--tRNA ligase, translated as MQRTLIVHALAAEAPQRQITVCGWIRTRRDAKDFSFVEINDGSCLTNMQCIVDAGTAAHEGLGDASTGASVAVTGELVASPGKGQKWEVRARNVRVFGPADPASFPLQKKRHSDEFLRGIAHLRMRTNKYGAAFRIRSEAARAVHDYFHSQHFSWVHTPILTGSDCEGAGEMFRVTTLPAGEKDLSRDFFGRQANLTVSGQLEAEALALGLGRVYTFGPTFRAENSNTPRHAAEFWMIEPEMAFAELEDIMELGEGLTRHVVDHALTRCESDLKLFDSFVDKGLLDRLKGMLAQPFARVSYRDAIHILEDSGKDFTFPVAFGVDLQTEHERFLAEEHFRRPVIVYDYPREIKAFYMRGNDDGETVAAMDVLVPRIGELIGGSQREERLDKLLARIAEMGQKPEDYWWYLDLRRFGSVPHAGFGMGFERLLMMLTGITNIRDVIPFPRTPGSLEF; from the coding sequence ATGCAACGCACCCTTATCGTCCATGCCCTGGCCGCCGAGGCCCCGCAGCGCCAGATCACCGTCTGCGGCTGGATCCGCACCCGCCGCGATGCCAAGGACTTCAGTTTCGTGGAGATCAACGACGGCTCCTGCCTGACCAACATGCAGTGCATCGTGGACGCCGGCACCGCCGCCCACGAAGGCCTGGGCGATGCCAGCACCGGCGCTTCCGTGGCCGTCACCGGCGAGCTGGTGGCCTCGCCCGGCAAGGGCCAGAAGTGGGAAGTGCGCGCCAGGAACGTCCGCGTGTTCGGCCCGGCCGACCCCGCATCCTTCCCCCTGCAGAAAAAGCGCCACTCCGACGAGTTCCTGCGCGGCATCGCCCACCTGCGCATGCGCACCAACAAGTACGGGGCGGCCTTCCGCATCCGTTCCGAAGCGGCGCGCGCCGTGCATGACTATTTCCACAGCCAGCATTTTTCCTGGGTGCACACGCCCATCCTTACCGGCTCCGACTGCGAGGGCGCGGGCGAGATGTTCCGCGTGACCACCCTGCCCGCCGGAGAGAAAGACCTTTCCCGGGACTTTTTCGGCCGCCAGGCCAACCTGACCGTGTCCGGCCAGCTGGAAGCCGAAGCCCTGGCCCTGGGCCTGGGCCGCGTCTACACCTTCGGCCCCACCTTCCGTGCCGAGAACTCCAACACCCCGCGCCATGCCGCCGAGTTCTGGATGATCGAGCCCGAGATGGCCTTTGCCGAACTGGAAGACATCATGGAACTGGGCGAAGGCCTGACCCGCCATGTGGTGGACCATGCCCTGACCCGCTGCGAGAGCGACCTCAAGCTCTTCGACAGCTTCGTGGACAAGGGCCTCCTGGACCGCCTGAAGGGCATGCTGGCCCAGCCCTTCGCCCGCGTCTCCTACCGCGACGCCATCCACATCCTGGAAGACAGCGGCAAGGACTTCACCTTTCCCGTGGCCTTCGGCGTGGACCTGCAGACCGAGCATGAACGCTTCCTGGCCGAGGAACACTTCCGCCGTCCGGTCATCGTCTACGACTATCCCAGGGAGATCAAGGCCTTCTACATGCGCGGCAACGACGACGGCGAGACCGTGGCGGCCATGGACGTGCTGGTGCCCCGCATCGGCGAGCTCATCGGCGGTTCCCAGCGTGAGGAACGCCTGGACAAGCTGCTGGCCCGCATCGCCGAGATGGGCCAGAAGCCCGAAGACTACTGGTGGTATCTGGACCTGCGCCGCTTCGGCAGCGTGCCCCACGCCGGTTTCGGCATGGGCTTCGAACGCCTGCTGATGATGCTCACCGGCATCACCAACATCCGCGACGTCATCCCCTTCCCCCGCACGCCCGGCAGCCTGGAATTCTAG